GAGATTTTCTTTGCGCCTTCCCAGATGCAAAGAGCGAAGAGGGCGGCTAAAATGAATCCGACGATGAACGGTGTGGATGCCTGATCGTAGAATTTGTATCCGGTGAGGGAGTCCTGAATGTTGTACGAGGCGAGCAGGTTGTAGCCCACGATGTAGGTGAGGAGCACAAAGCCCGAGAAGAGAACGCCTAGCCAACGTTTGCCGAGTGCTGTCTGGATGTAATAGGACGGTCCGCCGTAAGAGTGTCCTGTGACATCGTCATGGCGCTTGTAAATCTGGGCGAGGGTGGATTCTACGAATGCAGATGCTGCGCCGAGGATGGCAATGACCCACATCCAGAAAATGGCGCCGGGGCCACCGAGGCAAACGGCCGAAGATACGCCGACGATGTTTCCGGTGCCGACGCGGGAGGCTGTCGAGACCATCAATGCCGCAAATGACGAAATTCCGTGCTTGTGCAATGGCTTTTCGCGAGTGACGCGGAATGTTTCAATCAGATAGCGGACTTGTGGAAATCCCAAGCGAACGGAAAGAAATACCCCGGCTACAATCAAAAATAGCGGGACTATGTAGAAATCATACAGGGCGGTGTTAAGCGCCGAAACAATGGGATGTAAGGGGTTTGACATAGAAATCTCCTATTGGATAAATAGTAGAAAAATTTTTAAATTTCTCCGCCATGCAACCGTTAAGTAAACGCACTGAAACTTTTACCGATTCCGTTATCCGCCGAATGACCCGCATTGCAAATGCTTGCGGGGCTATTAACTTGTCGCAGGGGTTCCCTGATTTTGACCCGCCTGAGGCGCTCACGAAGCGTCTTTCGGAAGTGGCTTTGACGGGGCCGCACCAGTATGCGATTACTTTTGGCGCACAGAATTTCCGCGAGGCGCTGAGCGATAAGCAGTTCCATTTTAGCGGGTTGCGTTACGATCCGCAAAAAGAAATTGTGATTACTTGCGGCAGTACTGAAGCGATGATGGCTTCGATGATGTCGGTCTGCAATCCGGGCGATAAGGTGGTGCTGTTCTCGCCGTTTTACGAGAACTATTCTGCGGATACGATTCTTTGCGGGGCGACTCCGGTTTATGTGCCGCTTTCGCCGGTGGACTTGAGCTTTGATGCGAATGTCTTGGAAAGTGCGATGGCGCAACCTGGCGTGAAGGCGCTGGTGCTTTGCAATCCGGCAAATCCGAGTGGTAAAGTCTTTACGCACGAAGAACTTTCGATTATTGCATCGCTTGCTGTCAAGTACGATTTATATGTGATTACAGACGAGGTTTACGAGCATATTGTTTTTGCTCCGCATCGCCACACGTACATAGCGACGCTCCCGGGAATGTTCGAACGCACGATTGAATGTAGCAGCTTGAGCAAGACTTACTCGATTACGGGCTGGCGTTTGGGCTATGTGCTTGCAGCGGAACCGGTTATGGAACGCATCAAGAAGGTGCATGACTTCTTGACGGTGGGTGCTGCGGCTCCGTTGATGGAAGCGGCTGTGACGGCGCTCCGTTTTGACGACTCGTACTATACGGGTTTGCAGGCGCATTACACGCACATGAAGGATGTATTTACAAACGGACTCCGCAATCTCGGTTTGCGTTTTACCGAACCGCAAGGGGCTTACTTTGTGCTGATTGATATTTCGGAATTCGGATACGGTCGCCGCGAATCTTGTAGCGCTTCGAAATGCGCGGCCGGCACATTGCCCGATGAACAATTCTGCATTGATATGGCGCAGAAGGTGGGCGTTGCAGCTGTTCCTGGCTCAAGCTTCTTCCGCGAACCGGTGGACCATCTTGTTCGTTTGCACTTCGCGAAGAAAGATGAAACGCTCTACGAAGCGCTCAACCGCTTGGAAAATTTGAAAAAGTTGAAACGATAGCTTGTGTGAATTAATTTGTAATTGAAAGGTGTAGCGGAATGCTGCTCCTTTTTTAGTTATAAAAAAATTGTATTATCAGTAATGAAATAATAGTATTGGACAAAAGCCTCCGCAGAATCTAATATTGTGCCAACAAAAAAACAACTTAACAACGGAGGAATCAATGAATATCTTTAAAAAAAATACGAAACTTTCGACTATTATTTTAGCATCACTCCTTTCACTTTCTGCATGTTCTGATGACGATTCAAATTCTGTCGCTCCTTCAAGCTCTGAAGAACATGAACATCATGCTACGGAATCTGGTGACCACAAATCTGCATCAAGCGGCTTGACGCTTGGCGATGAAAATATTAAAGATGGCATCATTTTCTTGCAGGATACGACAATTAATGGCGTGTTGACGGTGAATACTTCAACGCCGGGCGCAACTGTTTTGAAAAATGTCAAGGTCACGGGAAATCTGTTGATCAAACGCGCTGGCCGTGTTGATTTTTCGGGTAGTGCCGATGTGGTTCACGTGGGTAGCAGCAATACAGATGTCTATGCCTTTGATGATGTTGCTCTGGTAAATGGTCATCATTTTATGGGCAAGAACAATACCTTTACGACCAAGAGATTCTCGGATTATCAGGAAGTGGATTGGACCGAAAAGGCTGCGCATTTGTCTACAGGAATCCACTTGGCTTATACGGTCACGGGTGACGAAAAGGGCACTCCTGTCATTTTGATCCACGGCCTTACGGATGGTCGCGTTTCTTGGTCGCAGGTGGCTCCACAGCTTGCCAAGAAGGGCTATCGCGTTTATGTTCCGGAACTCCGCGGTAACGGAAAGACGGATAAACCTATTGAAGAATCGGCTTATGCGCTCAAGGAATTGACGAATGATATCGCAGCCTTTATTGATAAACTTGAACTGAAGAAGCCGCATATTGTTGGTCATTCTCTAGGCGCGTTTGTGGCGCAGGAACTCTCTATTTTGCATGCCGATAAAATTGCATCCATTACATTGATTGGCTCGGGCGCTGCGGTCGATGAAACGAATGCCACGATAGATTGGCTTGTGAATGGCACAGGTGATAAAAATTTTGATGGAATTTTTGCTTACGATTCCACGCAGAAACTTCCTGAATCCTTCATTGAAAAGTGGGGCGAAAATACGAATTCCGATGAAGAATTCCAAGCGGCGAACTTGGAACATTTAAAACAAGTTCCTTACTATACATGGAAATTCCTCGTCAGGAATTTGTTGAAGATTGATAATTCGAATCGTCTTTCTTCGATTAAATCGGATGTCCAGATTATCTGGGGTACAAAGGACGCTATATTCGATAAAAAGTCGCAGGAAGCGTTGCAGGATGGCCTTTCTAAGGCAAAGAAAGTCGTGTTCCGTGAAGTCAAAGATGCGGACCATAATACACATTGGGGCTCCAAAGCCGCTGTAGAAACGGTAACGGACTACATCGATAACTTTATCAAGGGCGACAAGTAATTATTAATTATGGGGAGGAGTATCTGTAAAATGATACTCCTTTGTGTTATGAATAAAATAATTTTATCATGCGTTTTATTGTTTGCTGGTGTCGCTTTTTCTGAAATTCGCCCGAAGTTGGACCTTTCTGGGATGGTGATGGTCCACGCTTATGCCGATTGGAATACGGATGAGCCTAAGGTTACGCACCGTTTTGAATCTATGCTAGATTTGGACTTTGA
This is a stretch of genomic DNA from Fibrobacter sp. UWB13. It encodes these proteins:
- a CDS encoding pyridoxal phosphate-dependent aminotransferase, yielding MQPLSKRTETFTDSVIRRMTRIANACGAINLSQGFPDFDPPEALTKRLSEVALTGPHQYAITFGAQNFREALSDKQFHFSGLRYDPQKEIVITCGSTEAMMASMMSVCNPGDKVVLFSPFYENYSADTILCGATPVYVPLSPVDLSFDANVLESAMAQPGVKALVLCNPANPSGKVFTHEELSIIASLAVKYDLYVITDEVYEHIVFAPHRHTYIATLPGMFERTIECSSLSKTYSITGWRLGYVLAAEPVMERIKKVHDFLTVGAAAPLMEAAVTALRFDDSYYTGLQAHYTHMKDVFTNGLRNLGLRFTEPQGAYFVLIDISEFGYGRRESCSASKCAAGTLPDEQFCIDMAQKVGVAAVPGSSFFREPVDHLVRLHFAKKDETLYEALNRLENLKKLKR
- a CDS encoding alpha/beta fold hydrolase, with translation MNIFKKNTKLSTIILASLLSLSACSDDDSNSVAPSSSEEHEHHATESGDHKSASSGLTLGDENIKDGIIFLQDTTINGVLTVNTSTPGATVLKNVKVTGNLLIKRAGRVDFSGSADVVHVGSSNTDVYAFDDVALVNGHHFMGKNNTFTTKRFSDYQEVDWTEKAAHLSTGIHLAYTVTGDEKGTPVILIHGLTDGRVSWSQVAPQLAKKGYRVYVPELRGNGKTDKPIEESAYALKELTNDIAAFIDKLELKKPHIVGHSLGAFVAQELSILHADKIASITLIGSGAAVDETNATIDWLVNGTGDKNFDGIFAYDSTQKLPESFIEKWGENTNSDEEFQAANLEHLKQVPYYTWKFLVRNLLKIDNSNRLSSIKSDVQIIWGTKDAIFDKKSQEALQDGLSKAKKVVFREVKDADHNTHWGSKAAVETVTDYIDNFIKGDK